A genomic window from Cydia amplana chromosome 3, ilCydAmpl1.1, whole genome shotgun sequence includes:
- the LOC134662733 gene encoding uncharacterized protein LOC134662733, with protein sequence MSENSPFNRSGLTRRSPPSTPTPQPGPPGPAPANMQQEEEPPKVIPTSDIQTWLKKIELNLHDVCSTSAEGKLNTDQKLRINNLCRSVNHLASQMAIEYQSLKSHAVQAYQSRQAHQEKMDLVKRIQELKESIEESSRQVSGPVSFADALKKNGTRYVQPSNISSVAIYPVDKLKSSEETKSLVQKIIRPEEMKLHVRGLRKIKNGGVVISTDSKEDVIKLKQSAQLTTSGLTVDEPQKRKPRIVVIGVPADMQETEVLKCIFNQNLADKLQDWSLEKFMSSTKLSHKSGKKDAETCNYIIEVSGAIRKALITNDRVFVNWSSCPVRDFTLVTRCFKCQLYNHAAKTCKMETNICGHCGEAGHSFKECTKKDEAPKCATCSHYKKPCNHQTGEADCPARKMAEKRYLNSIDYEGA encoded by the coding sequence ATGTCGGAGAATAGTCCATTTAACCGGAGTGGACTAACACGCCGCAGCCCGCCCTCAACGCCCACGCCGCAGCCCGGCCCGCCCGGGCCCGCACCAGCAAACATGCAGCAGGAAGAAGAGCCCCCGAAGGTAATTCCCACGAGTGACATCCAGACCTGGCTGAAAAAGATCGAACTGAACCTCCACGACGTATGCTCTACATCTGCAGAAGGTAAACTCAACACTGACCAGAAGCTCAGAATCAACAACCTGTGTCGCAGCGTGAACCACTTAGCCTCACAAATGGCTATTGAATACCAATCTCTAAAAAGCCACGCAGTCCAAGCATATCAGTCTCGCCAAGCGCATCAGGAAAAGATGGACCTCGTAAAACGCATCCAAGAACTAAAGGAATCAATTGAGGAATCCAGCCGACAAGTTTCGGGACCTGTATCGTTTGCCGACGCCCTTAAGAAAAATGGAACGAGGTACGTTCAACCATCTAACATTAGCTCAGTCGCAATCTATCCGGTCGACAAGTTAAAATCGAGTGAGGAGACAAAATCTCTCGTTCAAAAGATTATCCGGCCCGAAGAAATGAAGCTGCACGTGAGAGGGTTGCGCAAGATCAAAAACGGCGGTGTAGTGATAAGCACTGACTCAAAAGAAGACGTCATAAAACTGAAGCAATCGGCGCAGCTTACGACCTCTGGACTCACCGTTGACGAGCCACAAAAACGCAAGCCCAGAATTGTAGTCATTGGAGTTCCCGCGGACATGCAGGAAACTGAAGTCCTCAAGTGCATTTTCAATCAAAACTTAGCCGATAAATTACAAGATTGGTCGCTCGAAAAATTTATGTCTTCCACTAAGCTCAGTCACAAATCCGGAAAAAAGGACGCCGAGACCTGTAATTATATAattgaagtttctggagcgataCGCAAGGCCTTAATTACGAACGACAGAGTTTTTGTGAATTGGTCATCCTGCCCTGTTAGGGATTTCACCTTGGTGACGCGCTGTTTCAAATGTCAGCTTTACAATCATGCAGCGAAGACCTGCAAAATGGAGACCAACATCTGCGGCCACTGCGGCGAAGCGGGTCACTCATTCAAGGAATGCACAAAAAAGGACGAAGCACCAAAATGTGCAACATGCTCGCACTACAAGAAACCATGCAACCACCAAACAGGCGAAGCCGACTGCCCAGCTAGAAAAATGGCcgaaaaaaggtatttaaactcTATAGATTATGAAGGCGCCTAG